A section of the Marinoscillum sp. 108 genome encodes:
- a CDS encoding endonuclease/exonuclease/phosphatase family protein — MQQPYGTNWDRRVDNAASIINTHQPDILGTQELHGYMRDQILGRTSGYSTYGISRECDGSGESSYIFYKTNKYDVDYANSGTFWLKDDYWNCGRGYDPDYNRVVTYVRFRDKATGNHFYVYNSHFPMVSYHGARVQSAELLCQRAINRAIKDPVIFTGDFNSTEGEINPIEYIKNGSSLKMRDTYREVYPTGSVTTGFGTRLDYIFIENQSSNSTLSTYVVNSPVASDHLPIVATVRIGGHSNLPIGQTIWLQNGNKYVSSNDGGSPITCDRPSVQDWEKFLVVDAGGGRVALKGSNGKYVSCENGYSAMTCNRVSYDDWEKFEWVAVSSDEVALFGFNNKYVSSENGSTSGMNCNRHAYQGWEVFRWGTANSSARVGDEVVELSVENSFYPNPCVDKLTFANSEPNVSLSIYSLSGHLLLDRTYKEGKHDIDVSDFKEGIYVAKVQKEGQTQTVKLYKK; from the coding sequence ATGCAACAGCCATACGGAACCAATTGGGACCGTAGAGTTGATAATGCAGCGAGCATCATCAACACACATCAGCCTGATATTTTGGGCACACAAGAGCTACATGGCTATATGCGAGATCAAATCCTGGGCAGGACTTCAGGGTACTCGACCTACGGAATAAGCCGTGAGTGCGATGGTTCAGGTGAGAGTTCATACATTTTTTACAAAACCAATAAATACGATGTAGATTATGCCAACAGTGGTACTTTTTGGCTCAAAGATGACTATTGGAATTGTGGAAGGGGGTACGATCCGGATTATAATAGGGTTGTTACTTATGTACGCTTCAGGGACAAGGCCACCGGAAATCATTTTTATGTTTATAACAGCCATTTTCCTATGGTATCATACCACGGTGCACGCGTTCAGAGTGCGGAACTGCTTTGTCAGCGTGCCATTAATCGAGCAATTAAAGATCCGGTGATTTTTACCGGTGATTTTAACTCCACAGAAGGCGAAATAAATCCTATTGAATACATCAAAAATGGGAGTTCGCTCAAAATGCGTGATACCTATCGCGAGGTATACCCAACGGGCTCGGTCACCACTGGATTTGGTACCCGCCTCGATTATATTTTTATAGAAAATCAAAGTTCCAATTCAACATTAAGCACTTACGTAGTTAACTCACCCGTAGCGTCTGACCACCTACCCATCGTGGCCACTGTAAGGATAGGCGGACATTCGAATTTGCCCATAGGGCAGACTATTTGGCTCCAGAACGGCAATAAATATGTCAGCTCCAATGATGGCGGATCTCCCATTACATGCGACAGACCTTCCGTGCAGGACTGGGAAAAATTCCTGGTAGTGGATGCGGGAGGCGGACGAGTTGCCTTAAAAGGCTCCAACGGAAAGTATGTAAGTTGTGAGAATGGCTATTCAGCAATGACCTGCAATCGCGTGAGCTATGATGACTGGGAAAAGTTTGAATGGGTTGCTGTGAGTTCAGATGAGGTGGCACTCTTTGGGTTTAACAACAAATATGTCTCATCCGAAAATGGTTCAACCTCCGGAATGAATTGCAATAGACATGCCTATCAGGGTTGGGAAGTTTTCAGGTGGGGCACTGCCAACTCATCAGCCAGAGTGGGAGACGAGGTTGTTGAATTGTCGGTTGAAAATAGTTTTTACCCAAATCCCTGTGTCGACAAATTAACATTTGCCAATTCAGAACCCAATGTTTCATTGTCTATTTACAGTTTATCAGGCCACTTGCTCCTGGACAGGACATATAAGGAAGGCAAACATGACATTGATGTTTCGGATTTTAAGGAAGGTATTTATGTAGCTAAGGTGCAGAAAGAGGGTCAGACCCAAACAGTTAAGCTTTACAAGAAATAA
- a CDS encoding SPOR domain-containing protein — MSEQSNESGKTVGIIIIVVFALAGLVGLWYWVMYKPQQEAKEQVKLEQIAKEEAAKKAAELKTQNKIKYDQLIKDADTEMGQENWQRAKSLYTEASSLFPNEQYPKDQLAIVNQKLGELAALEARRAAGVVESVATRTGRFYIIVSSSIDDDLAMDYANKLAQEGNAVKIIEHDTGKLVYYRVSVGDYASREKAESAAVAFSNLSDEVWVLGY, encoded by the coding sequence ATGAGTGAGCAATCTAACGAAAGCGGTAAGACCGTTGGAATTATTATAATCGTGGTTTTTGCACTAGCCGGACTGGTGGGCTTGTGGTACTGGGTCATGTACAAGCCACAGCAAGAGGCCAAGGAACAGGTGAAGCTGGAGCAGATTGCTAAAGAAGAAGCTGCTAAAAAAGCGGCAGAACTCAAGACTCAGAATAAAATCAAATATGATCAACTGATCAAAGATGCTGACACAGAAATGGGGCAGGAAAACTGGCAAAGGGCAAAGTCTCTGTATACCGAGGCATCATCTCTTTTCCCCAATGAACAGTATCCCAAGGATCAATTAGCCATCGTCAATCAAAAACTGGGCGAATTAGCAGCACTGGAAGCCAGAAGAGCCGCTGGAGTAGTAGAGTCAGTGGCGACACGGACTGGTCGTTTCTACATTATCGTATCCAGCAGTATAGACGATGACCTGGCCATGGACTATGCCAACAAACTGGCTCAGGAGGGGAATGCCGTCAAAATTATAGAGCATGATACTGGCAAGCTGGTCTATTATAGGGTATCCGTGGGTGATTATGCCTCGCGGGAGAAAGCAGAATCTGCCGCGGTAGCCTTCAGCAATCTCTCAGACGAAGTTTGGGTGTTGGGTTATTAA
- a CDS encoding choice-of-anchor D domain-containing protein, whose translation MKSLLTIQSLLLTIIGFSQSFRADLTNVTKEVFSGDSVTQIIKLTNQSASSISLDISIPSASKITFTKANGADWTLEENQDVITDNVKITRQNSRGIFNAALENSFDSSSPVDTEWAFGKTKDLNKEDYSSWVEAVNYEPSTMLNRDMSLHLISEDQYYDVFWTSWTCCGNGGGFSYDRTRAVYWLEVNEATIDIPLDGSVQIIVKLSALNLTAGTYLDSLTITEAADDADSISIDVSFTVDDAAGIFSYADSIVFGTQFIDASHSQTIKIKNVGSLDLLITEILINNDAYTISPNSSGIDPGQSQLFEVTFSPTSAMDYSAEISFLSNDPTNSSISIPVTGLGVEPPIINVSPVSLQSSLNTGDNEDQSFIIKNTGNSTLYYDTELYERSSSGPLTFELLKNDPDEVETGFDVKNVYTGFTNNEIFIKMENYIPFEDGEEEIIKETVIAIDADQNTETGLDVERVFDWGLGVEYVIYFDSESFILAKYNQTTDEFDEIGLVDYQFDPELGQTTFTLERRHLTEKFNFSILISEGYVDQIPDTGAGNIEFSFNPSWLTLDKLDGSVETGGEQQINVSIDAENLFEGKYEAVLTLNNNDPITNEVLVEVSLDVIGFAKFVGPEILDFGETFVNIKDSLYLVVQNPGTATLTLDQFSSESEELSFSSNSLTIKPFESNFITVYLKAANIGDFSSNFTFTTNDAQVLSASIPVTASMVAPPIAELSTNTIISSVYKGNSTTEQISILNSGGSSLQYEISRPLRYALSLDQEYYSVDFENSYLIGDLDAITVSMWIYLAKRIDCDNGNNWRLLLSKSLSFATGSGFDIILEDNASFSWSLGTENGILRHGSDYELPVGEWTFVSFTYDGSIAKVFANGVEVSGESDNPSAGGKILSNFSQIALSAGAASCQENAGFFPGLIAELRLWDIARTSNELVDDMNKRLVGDEKGLIGYWLFEEGEGDISADLTGNGYTANLYQETVWTENSPYNWFSITPTAGTIEFSNESLVSFNLDASGLQIGDYNTEIVVNTNDPYNQEIPVKINFSVDEPLGLPYTDQLQIVAYPNPFAEEMTIEYELKNESSVNISIFDESGRHVSTLVSEFQTAGQHRVTWHNSQAIGSLSHGMYHVLIQMGDGKTQSKRIVYSTQ comes from the coding sequence ATGAAATCATTATTAACTATTCAATCATTATTGCTTACCATCATCGGATTCTCCCAATCCTTCAGAGCAGACCTGACGAATGTAACCAAAGAGGTGTTTAGTGGTGACTCAGTTACCCAGATCATAAAACTCACCAATCAAAGTGCATCATCTATTTCTCTTGATATTTCCATTCCTTCTGCCAGTAAAATCACTTTTACGAAGGCCAATGGGGCAGATTGGACATTGGAGGAAAATCAAGATGTAATCACAGACAATGTCAAAATCACCCGGCAAAATTCCAGAGGCATTTTCAACGCCGCATTAGAAAATTCCTTTGATAGCTCTTCCCCTGTAGATACAGAATGGGCATTTGGAAAAACAAAAGACCTAAATAAAGAAGACTATTCCTCATGGGTAGAAGCGGTCAATTACGAACCATCAACAATGCTCAATCGGGATATGTCACTACACCTTATCTCTGAGGATCAATATTATGATGTTTTCTGGACGTCATGGACATGTTGTGGAAATGGAGGTGGCTTTTCATATGATCGAACTCGAGCGGTTTATTGGTTGGAGGTTAATGAGGCCACCATTGACATTCCTCTAGATGGTTCAGTTCAAATAATCGTAAAATTGAGCGCGTTAAATCTCACAGCAGGCACTTATTTAGATAGTCTGACTATTACAGAGGCGGCTGACGATGCTGACTCTATTTCGATTGATGTAAGTTTTACCGTAGATGATGCCGCTGGAATATTTTCTTATGCTGATTCAATAGTATTTGGTACGCAATTCATTGATGCTAGCCATTCTCAAACCATCAAAATTAAAAATGTTGGTAGTCTGGATCTGCTGATTACCGAAATTCTAATCAACAATGACGCCTATACCATATCTCCAAACTCGTCAGGAATTGATCCGGGTCAATCGCAGTTATTTGAGGTCACATTTTCCCCAACAAGTGCAATGGATTACTCTGCAGAAATTTCATTTCTTTCAAACGACCCAACGAATTCCAGTATATCAATTCCAGTGACCGGGCTGGGAGTTGAACCCCCTATAATAAATGTCAGTCCGGTTAGCCTCCAGTCAAGTCTGAATACAGGCGACAATGAGGATCAATCCTTTATCATAAAGAATACAGGGAATAGCACATTATATTATGATACCGAGCTGTATGAAAGATCATCATCAGGCCCACTTACTTTTGAGTTACTTAAAAATGACCCAGATGAAGTAGAAACTGGTTTTGATGTGAAAAACGTTTACACAGGGTTTACGAACAATGAAATATTTATTAAGATGGAAAACTACATACCCTTTGAAGATGGTGAGGAAGAAATCATTAAAGAAACGGTTATTGCAATAGATGCTGATCAAAACACAGAAACTGGGCTGGATGTTGAACGGGTCTTCGACTGGGGATTAGGAGTTGAATACGTAATTTATTTTGATTCGGAGTCCTTCATTTTAGCAAAATACAACCAAACCACAGATGAATTTGATGAAATAGGATTGGTTGATTACCAATTCGATCCTGAATTAGGTCAAACGACCTTCACGCTGGAGCGGAGGCATTTGACCGAGAAATTCAATTTTTCTATCCTCATTTCTGAGGGTTACGTGGATCAGATACCTGATACTGGCGCTGGAAACATAGAATTTTCATTTAATCCATCTTGGCTTACTCTCGACAAACTCGATGGGTCAGTAGAAACCGGAGGCGAACAGCAGATCAACGTCAGTATTGATGCAGAGAATTTGTTCGAAGGTAAGTATGAGGCGGTTTTGACCCTGAATAATAATGACCCTATTACAAATGAAGTGCTTGTTGAGGTGAGTTTGGATGTCATTGGATTTGCCAAGTTTGTAGGGCCAGAAATATTAGATTTTGGGGAGACTTTTGTGAATATCAAGGATAGTTTGTACCTGGTGGTGCAAAATCCAGGTACTGCCACACTTACATTAGACCAATTTTCATCTGAATCAGAGGAACTTTCGTTTTCCTCTAATTCACTCACTATCAAACCCTTTGAATCAAACTTTATAACTGTTTATTTAAAAGCCGCCAACATTGGAGACTTCTCCTCAAACTTTACATTTACTACCAATGATGCCCAGGTACTTAGTGCTTCTATTCCGGTGACAGCATCTATGGTGGCACCACCAATAGCAGAACTATCCACCAATACGATTATTTCTTCGGTGTATAAAGGCAACTCCACAACCGAGCAAATATCGATTTTAAATTCGGGTGGAAGTTCTCTTCAATATGAAATCAGTAGACCACTGAGATATGCATTGAGCCTGGATCAGGAATATTATTCGGTAGATTTCGAAAACAGCTATTTGATAGGAGATCTGGACGCCATAACTGTTTCCATGTGGATTTATTTAGCCAAAAGAATAGATTGTGATAACGGCAATAACTGGAGACTTCTTCTTTCAAAGAGTTTATCTTTTGCCACTGGATCTGGCTTTGACATTATTTTAGAAGATAACGCATCATTTAGCTGGAGTCTGGGCACAGAAAATGGGATACTTCGTCATGGCTCAGACTATGAACTTCCGGTAGGTGAGTGGACATTCGTTTCTTTCACCTATGATGGATCAATCGCTAAAGTATTCGCCAACGGGGTAGAGGTTTCGGGTGAATCGGATAACCCTAGTGCAGGTGGGAAAATATTATCTAATTTCAGTCAAATAGCATTGAGCGCTGGCGCTGCGTCATGTCAAGAGAATGCTGGCTTTTTTCCAGGGTTGATAGCTGAACTGAGACTCTGGGATATAGCGCGAACAAGTAATGAGCTTGTGGATGACATGAACAAAAGGTTGGTTGGTGATGAAAAAGGGTTGATCGGATATTGGCTTTTTGAGGAGGGCGAGGGGGATATATCCGCAGATCTGACTGGGAATGGGTATACGGCAAACTTGTACCAAGAAACTGTCTGGACCGAGAACTCCCCGTATAATTGGTTTTCGATCACACCAACAGCGGGCACCATTGAATTCAGCAATGAGAGTCTAGTTTCATTTAACCTAGATGCTTCAGGTTTACAAATTGGGGATTATAACACCGAAATTGTAGTAAATACCAATGACCCTTACAATCAAGAAATACCTGTTAAAATCAATTTCAGTGTAGACGAGCCATTGGGGCTGCCCTATACTGATCAACTCCAAATAGTGGCGTACCCCAATCCCTTCGCAGAAGAGATGACCATTGAATATGAATTAAAGAATGAATCATCTGTAAACATTTCCATCTTTGACGAGTCCGGTCGGCATGTGAGCACGTTGGTAAGTGAATTT
- a CDS encoding hybrid sensor histidine kinase/response regulator transcription factor — MQIIAFSAFSITSGQTYKFDHLALEDGFTTAFVDAIAQDADGFIWLNTWEGLFRYDGYVFKHYKYLAKDSTIINSTALHLDSKGNFWVGTHTEGLLLYNKEHDSFDYADLKPEDLTSLRSHTISAILEDHLGNLWIGTNGNGLKVRRNGKENFEHIPFNDQGNPRSVRGEKVRIIYEDSKGRIWVGTGNYFESMISGGLNRYDHSTQTFHHYTYQPPQFKGIKPNRVQSIAEDSNNNIWIGTAPDGLYTYNDEKDQLVEFKYDLSPDKLDVMANKTISFIHEHRETNTLWVGMFGAGILTIDLKSSKATHHLLNQNDRFSLSHNSVWCIMEDRQGLLWVGTVNGLNKVNPKLKLFPKFSTLESGTFSRIADVVLSIYEDSNKTLWIGTRDGLTRSRNSDNNFQRFREDSSNPNSIKGNSIRGITEDDLGSLWIGTNKGLHKFIPESESFNHYPSSDQNPLLPKGENIFDLMTDSKGNLWIGAQMALNKYNPYTGIFNKYYYPDSVVCDCGGTLYEDQGGNIWIANDNTEVMKFDESTRKFTHIFDREVMIYQFLEDSKNRFWICSNTDGLGLYNRATGDTKFYGVLDGLPGKTITGVEEDDRGYLWVSTNNGIALFDPERNLFKSFTPASGLPVSSPKNPYKNKDGELFFGDVSGFTRFDPDSYDFDTTASDVVLTQLKIFNQIVRPSPESVINQSISVTEEVRLAHDQNDLTFDFVGLHFVAPKQNRYKVKLQNYDKDWVDLGNQHSTRYTNLSPGVYEFKVIGANSDGIWNGKASSLHIIIAPPWWKTWWAYLLYGTILICLIYLWRVYDLRRIHLKNQLELKSMEAEKLATIDQMKSRFFANISHEFRTPLTLILGPLKDLIYASKNTSELDQYHLIKRNADRLNVLINQLLDLSKLEAGSVKLEVEQMDLHAFLRPLFASFSSLAQSKHITFRSIVPEESFEMLFDADKLEKIISNLLFNAFKFTPEGGEVSVSITKDTKRSVKSRGGEKEYIEIVVKDTGQGIPGDQLETIFDRFYQVDDSHKRAFEGTGIGLALTKELVDLHHGKIAVKSKPGVGSSFTVRLPISLAPLDQGEKAKIPSTRDHPPKIVYQAEEHEVEQEIELHDNENIILIVEDNQDLMKYIKHHFENNERINHPRILEAANGLEGLTMAIEAVPDIIISDLMMPEMDGLELCHQLKNNEKTSHIPVIILTAKADQQSKLEGLEIGADDYIAKPFEAEELILKVANRIEQLVHLKKRFSQFIELGPKKISIKSIDQRFLEKVQLIIDEHLTESEFDVNSFGQELGMSRSQFYRKLKGLVGQSPNELIRNSKLIRASQLIEQNFGTVAEVAYAVGFNNLSYFTKCFKEKFQKLPSEYTK; from the coding sequence GTGCAAATCATAGCCTTTTCAGCTTTCTCAATCACCAGTGGTCAGACCTATAAGTTTGATCATCTTGCCTTAGAAGATGGTTTTACCACCGCTTTTGTAGATGCAATCGCACAAGATGCAGATGGGTTTATCTGGCTGAATACCTGGGAGGGATTGTTTCGATATGATGGATATGTATTTAAACATTATAAGTATTTAGCCAAGGATTCAACCATTATTAATTCCACTGCCCTTCATTTAGATAGCAAGGGAAATTTTTGGGTGGGGACACATACGGAAGGACTTCTTCTTTATAACAAAGAACACGACAGTTTCGATTACGCTGACCTGAAACCGGAAGATTTGACCAGTCTAAGGTCTCATACTATTTCGGCTATACTGGAGGATCATTTAGGTAATTTGTGGATAGGCACCAATGGTAATGGTTTGAAAGTGAGGAGAAATGGCAAGGAAAATTTCGAACATATCCCTTTCAATGATCAAGGAAATCCGAGGAGTGTTAGAGGTGAGAAAGTGCGGATTATTTACGAAGACTCAAAAGGGAGAATATGGGTGGGAACGGGTAATTATTTTGAATCCATGATAAGTGGCGGGTTGAATCGCTACGATCATTCAACTCAAACTTTCCATCATTACACTTATCAGCCACCACAATTCAAGGGAATAAAACCTAATCGAGTGCAATCGATAGCTGAAGATTCAAATAACAATATTTGGATTGGTACCGCACCGGATGGTTTGTATACATACAATGATGAAAAGGATCAACTAGTTGAGTTCAAATATGATCTAAGTCCTGATAAATTAGATGTTATGGCCAATAAAACAATATCATTCATTCATGAACACAGAGAAACAAATACTCTATGGGTTGGGATGTTTGGAGCAGGTATATTGACCATTGATCTCAAATCGTCAAAGGCAACTCATCATCTATTAAACCAAAATGATCGATTTAGCCTGAGCCACAATAGCGTTTGGTGCATCATGGAAGATAGGCAAGGTCTTTTATGGGTTGGGACGGTAAATGGCTTGAACAAAGTGAACCCCAAACTAAAGTTATTCCCAAAATTCAGTACACTGGAAAGTGGAACTTTCTCTCGAATAGCTGATGTGGTGCTATCCATTTACGAGGACTCCAACAAAACACTGTGGATTGGAACACGGGACGGGTTAACAAGGAGTCGGAATTCAGATAACAATTTTCAGAGATTCCGAGAGGACTCATCAAACCCAAATAGTATTAAGGGGAATAGCATTCGTGGAATAACCGAGGATGATTTAGGCTCACTTTGGATTGGCACCAATAAAGGGCTCCACAAATTCATTCCTGAAAGTGAATCATTTAATCACTACCCCTCCAGCGATCAAAACCCGCTTCTTCCAAAAGGAGAAAACATCTTTGATCTGATGACCGATTCAAAAGGAAACCTCTGGATTGGAGCACAGATGGCTTTGAATAAGTACAATCCTTATACTGGCATATTCAACAAATACTATTATCCAGATAGCGTAGTGTGTGACTGTGGAGGCACTCTTTATGAAGATCAGGGGGGTAATATTTGGATAGCGAATGACAATACCGAAGTGATGAAATTCGATGAATCTACTCGAAAATTCACCCATATTTTCGATAGAGAGGTGATGATTTACCAATTCCTTGAAGATTCTAAAAATAGATTTTGGATTTGTTCAAATACCGATGGTCTTGGGCTTTACAATCGAGCCACCGGAGATACAAAATTCTATGGCGTTTTAGACGGGTTGCCAGGAAAGACAATCACGGGAGTAGAAGAAGATGATCGGGGTTATTTGTGGGTAAGTACTAATAACGGGATAGCTCTTTTTGACCCTGAACGTAACCTATTTAAAAGTTTCACTCCAGCCTCTGGATTACCGGTCAGCAGCCCAAAGAATCCCTACAAAAACAAGGATGGCGAGCTGTTTTTTGGAGACGTCAGCGGATTTACAAGGTTTGATCCTGATTCGTATGATTTTGATACCACCGCATCGGACGTGGTGCTCACGCAACTGAAAATATTCAATCAGATTGTGCGCCCCTCTCCAGAGTCAGTGATCAATCAATCGATTTCAGTAACGGAGGAAGTCCGGTTAGCTCATGATCAGAATGATCTTACTTTCGATTTTGTGGGTTTACATTTTGTGGCTCCAAAGCAAAACAGATACAAGGTCAAACTTCAAAACTATGATAAAGACTGGGTTGACCTTGGTAATCAACACTCCACCCGGTATACCAACCTTAGCCCCGGAGTATATGAATTTAAAGTGATAGGAGCAAATAGCGATGGTATTTGGAATGGAAAGGCTTCATCACTTCATATAATTATCGCTCCCCCATGGTGGAAAACCTGGTGGGCATACCTTCTATACGGAACGATCCTCATATGTTTAATATACCTCTGGAGAGTCTATGACTTAAGACGTATCCACTTAAAAAATCAATTAGAATTAAAAAGCATGGAAGCCGAGAAATTGGCCACTATTGATCAAATGAAATCTCGATTTTTTGCCAATATTTCTCATGAATTCAGAACACCACTCACGCTGATTTTAGGGCCTCTGAAGGACTTAATTTATGCTTCTAAAAACACCTCAGAATTAGACCAGTACCACCTTATAAAACGCAATGCTGATCGCCTAAATGTCCTGATCAATCAACTGCTGGATTTATCCAAACTGGAGGCTGGAAGCGTGAAATTGGAGGTGGAACAGATGGACTTGCATGCCTTTCTAAGACCACTATTTGCCTCATTTTCATCGCTTGCGCAAAGTAAACATATTACCTTTCGGAGCATTGTTCCAGAGGAGTCTTTCGAAATGCTTTTTGATGCCGATAAATTAGAGAAGATTATAAGCAATTTATTATTCAATGCTTTTAAGTTCACTCCTGAAGGTGGTGAAGTGAGCGTATCAATAACTAAGGATACGAAACGCTCCGTGAAGAGCAGGGGAGGAGAAAAAGAGTATATTGAAATAGTGGTGAAGGATACTGGACAAGGAATTCCTGGTGATCAGCTGGAAACTATTTTCGATAGATTTTATCAAGTGGATGATTCTCATAAAAGAGCCTTTGAAGGAACAGGTATTGGTTTGGCGTTGACCAAAGAATTAGTGGATTTACACCATGGAAAAATCGCAGTGAAAAGTAAGCCTGGCGTTGGAAGTTCATTCACCGTTCGCCTACCCATTAGTCTTGCTCCCCTGGATCAGGGAGAAAAAGCCAAAATACCTTCAACCAGAGACCACCCTCCCAAGATCGTTTATCAAGCTGAAGAGCATGAAGTGGAGCAGGAGATTGAACTACATGACAATGAAAACATTATTCTGATTGTTGAAGACAATCAGGATTTGATGAAATATATCAAACATCATTTTGAAAATAATGAAAGAATTAATCACCCGAGAATACTTGAAGCAGCCAACGGTCTAGAAGGCCTCACTATGGCAATAGAAGCTGTTCCTGATATCATTATTTCTGATCTCATGATGCCTGAAATGGATGGCCTTGAATTATGTCATCAGCTGAAGAATAATGAAAAAACGAGCCATATTCCTGTTATTATACTCACAGCCAAGGCGGACCAACAGAGTAAATTGGAAGGGTTAGAAATCGGGGCGGATGACTATATAGCCAAACCTTTTGAAGCCGAAGAGTTGATTCTGAAAGTGGCGAACCGTATTGAACAACTTGTTCACCTTAAGAAAAGGTTTAGTCAGTTTATCGAACTTGGGCCAAAGAAAATAAGCATAAAATCGATAGATCAACGCTTTCTGGAAAAAGTGCAACTGATCATAGACGAACATCTTACCGAATCCGAATTTGATGTCAATTCTTTTGGTCAGGAATTAGGAATGAGTCGTTCCCAGTTCTATCGAAAACTAAAAGGGCTAGTAGGACAATCCCCCAATGAACTTATCCGCAACAGTAAATTAATCAGGGCATCTCAACTTATTGAGCAAAATTTCGGAACAGTTGCTGAGGTGGCTTATGCTGTGGGATTTAATAACTTATCCTATTTCACCAAATGTTTCAAAGAAAAATTCCAAAAACTACCCTCCGAATACACCAAATAG
- a CDS encoding DoxX family protein, whose amino-acid sequence MKNLNIYYWISIGLILFFLVPGSIMNIMKSPDWVEVFTQLGYPEYLLPFLGVAKLSGCIALVLPKFNRLKEWAYAGLFFDLIGATYSGLMVGGFEPAMLIMFVAIATVLISYWLWHKKLAQG is encoded by the coding sequence ATGAAAAATCTTAACATCTATTACTGGATTTCTATAGGGTTGATCCTTTTTTTTCTGGTTCCCGGCTCTATTATGAACATTATGAAAAGCCCCGACTGGGTGGAGGTATTTACACAATTGGGTTACCCTGAGTACTTACTTCCTTTTCTGGGAGTGGCCAAGTTGTCGGGATGCATAGCCTTAGTGCTTCCGAAGTTTAACCGCCTCAAAGAGTGGGCATATGCAGGACTGTTTTTTGATCTGATCGGAGCTACGTATTCAGGATTAATGGTGGGAGGATTTGAACCTGCCATGCTGATTATGTTTGTCGCGATTGCGACTGTGTTGATCTCCTACTGGTTGTGGCACAAGAAACTGGCTCAGGGATAG